A section of the Streptomyces sp. V3I8 genome encodes:
- a CDS encoding cyclopropane-fatty-acyl-phospholipid synthase family protein — protein sequence MDLPRSFTVREGGHRIHNPFTDGKLATLGRAIDPPPGTRVLDLACGSGELLCTWAREHGVTGTGVDISTAFLAKANARAAELGVADRVVFRHGDAAGHVAEEPVGIAACVGATWIGDGVAGTVELLRRSLAPGGIMLIGEPYWRREPEDRATVEGCSAGSRDDFRSLPELVEHFGRLGCDLVEMVLADQDSWDRYVAAQWLATRRWLDAHPDDELAEEMRADLTAGPLRHVRYQREYLGWGVFALMNR from the coding sequence GTGGATCTGCCACGTAGCTTCACCGTCCGCGAGGGCGGACACCGCATACACAACCCGTTCACCGACGGGAAATTGGCGACCCTGGGCCGGGCCATCGACCCGCCGCCCGGGACCCGTGTGCTCGACCTCGCCTGCGGCAGCGGCGAGCTGCTGTGCACCTGGGCGCGGGAGCACGGGGTGACCGGCACGGGGGTGGACATCAGCACCGCCTTCCTGGCGAAGGCGAACGCCCGCGCCGCGGAGCTCGGTGTCGCCGACCGGGTCGTCTTCCGGCACGGCGACGCGGCGGGCCATGTCGCCGAGGAACCCGTCGGGATCGCCGCGTGCGTCGGTGCCACCTGGATCGGCGACGGGGTGGCGGGCACCGTCGAACTCCTGCGCCGGAGCCTCGCCCCCGGCGGGATCATGCTCATCGGCGAGCCGTACTGGCGGCGCGAGCCCGAGGACCGGGCCACCGTCGAGGGCTGTTCGGCCGGCAGCAGGGACGACTTCCGTTCGCTCCCGGAACTGGTCGAGCACTTCGGCCGGCTCGGCTGCGACCTGGTGGAGATGGTTCTGGCCGACCAGGACAGCTGGGACCGTTACGTGGCCGCGCAGTGGCTGGCCACCCGGCGCTGGCTGGACGCCCACCCCGACGACGAACTGGCCGAGGAGATGCGCGCGGACCTCACGGCCGGGC